A single window of Montipora capricornis isolate CH-2021 chromosome 14, ASM3666992v2, whole genome shotgun sequence DNA harbors:
- the LOC138033363 gene encoding tiggy-winkle hedgehog protein-like — protein MTHSGVVPLFQGYFSRKELQSSENSRRKHEGIGKQKKSNDFGFFHVLWILIVTIATSEATQEQNNFWSTKIVTEIQPASLVSSQNTTTLTPEVMNATPLPWPHPLLTGSPSMTTYNPANQSNGGLNTSNITLGTLKPIGCYRDSYVKPRPLPELIADFRDDIDFNDANKTIKACAEKAREKGFKFFGVQFYTECWSGAGAEKTYARDGASKDCTHGVGNSGSNFVYTFNDNETLPCPTCEHPRHLCFPGISRVTLESGDSITLEQLRVGDRVRTLGTNGETTYGEVITFLHRETEKQAEFCKLEISGGNTILLSPQHLIFRKRNSSSVISAIFASEIEPGDLVSNGSSSFYEAVTRVTMVMEKGVYAPLTSQGTMLVDGVLVSCYASWPSHDTAHLVMAPLRAWKWLANYFVLPTMLMENGPEADEISWYALILMTLTGMFN, from the exons ATGACCCATTCCGGAGTTGTCCCACTGTTTCAGGGGTATTTTTCGAGAAAAGAGCTTCAATCCTCTGAAAATTCCCGTCGAAAACACGAGGGAATAG gaaaacagaaaaagagCAATGATTTTGGTTTTTTCCATGTACTATGGATACTGATagtcaccatagcaacaa GTGAAGCAACGCAGGAGCAGAACAATTTCTGGTCAACAAAGATTGTTACAGAAATTCAGCCTGCTTCTCTAGTATCTTCACAAAACACCACCACATTAACGCCTGAAGTCATGAATGCTACGCCACTCCCCTGGCCACACCCATTGCTGACGGGCTCGCCGTCAATGACGACGTACAACCCTGCGAACCAGTCCAACGGCGGCTTAAACACTTCGAACA TTACTTTGGGGACACTCAAGCCTATCGGCTGTTATCGGGATTCATACGTAAAACCCCGACCACTCCCCGAGCTCATAGCCGACTTCCGAGACGACATTGACTTCAATGACGCGAATAAAACCATCAAGGCGTGTGCTGAGAAAGCGAGAGAAAAGGGATTCAAGTTCTTCGGAGTCCAATTTTACACGGAGTGTTGGAGTGGCGCTGGAGCAGAGAAGACGTACGCACGAGACGGAGCATCGAAGGACTGCACACATGGGGTCGGAAACTCCGGATCGAACTTTGTCTACACATTTAACGATAATG AAACGTTACCCTGTCCGACCTGCGAACACCCACGTCACTTGTGTTTTCCCGGCATTTCCAGAGTGACACTGGAGTCAGGTGATAGCATCACTTTAGAACAGCTTCGAGTTGGTGACCGAGTAAGGACACTTGGAACGAATGGAGAGACGACTTATGGCGAAGTGATCACATTTCTACACAGAGAAACCGAAAAACAAGCAGAATTTTGCAAACTTGAGATTAGTGGAGGGAACACCATACTATTGTCGCCGCAACATCTGATTTTTAgaaaacgaaattcttcttCCGTGATTTCTGCGATATTTGCTTCCGAAATTGAACCAGGAGATCTAGTTTCGAATGGGAGTTCCTCTTTCTACGAAGCAGTGACGCGAGTAACCATGGTAATGGAGAAGGGCGTGTACGCCCCGTTAACATCGCAAGGCACAATGCTTGTAGATGGAGTATTGGTGTCGTGTTACGCCAGCTGGCCTTCCCATGATACAGCGCATTTGGTTATGGCGCCTCTAAGAGCCTGGAAGTGGTTGGCAAATTACTTCGTGTTGCCTACAATGTTAATGGAAAATGGACCTGAGGCAGATGAAATTTCGTGGTATGCTCTAATTCTCATGACACTGACCGGTATGTTTAACTAA
- the LOC138033543 gene encoding probable serine incorporator codes for MGGVLGALGSCAALSSCASCASSLAPVAACCCGSSACFCCCARCPSCKNSTATRIVYTIFLFLGTALSAVMLAPGIVDQLKKIPQFCEHVPNQHNCESLVGYLAVYRVCFAMAAFFLLMAIILFKVKSSSDPRAKFQNGFWFVKIILFVLLVVAAFYIPKGHFGQAWLYIGMIGGYAFILLQLILLIDFAYNWSESWVEKYETTGNKRWYWALVIVTSGIYILSIGAVVCFFLFYTEPSGCKTNKFFISLNLVLCFVVSMVAIHPKVQECQPSSGLLQAAVITMYTMYLTWSGMSNEPDESCNPSGALISSSNLSPGVGNGRTIFAAVLMFVLVVYSCLRTSNSNRLSSSQSMEETLLPDCTQDVESGNGDKDENKPRIQRVYDDESAAVTYNYSFFHFTFFVASLYIMMTLTNWYSPQDSDFTTLTSNWATVWVKVSSSWACLALYLWTLLAPVLLPDRDFGH; via the exons ATGGGAGGCGTACTAGGTGCTCTGGGAAGTTGTGCGGCTTTGTCTTCGTGTGCTTCTTGTGCAAGCTCGCTTGCTCCAGTG GCAGCCTGTTGTTGTGGATCATCAGCATGTTTCTGTTGCTGTGCTCGATGCCCCTCCTGCAAAAACTCAACAGCAACAAGAATTGTGTACACCATCTTCCTTTTCTTGGGAACGGCTTTGTCAGCCGTCATGCTTGCGCCAGGAATCGTTGATCAGTTGAAGAAGATCCCACAGTTTTGTGAGCATGTTCCTAATCAACATAACTGTGAGAGCTTGGTTGGTTATTTAGCTGTGTATCGTGTCTGCTTTGCAATGGCGGCATTTTTCCTGTTGATGGCAATCATTTTGTTTAAAGTTAAGAGTAGCAGTGACCCTCGAGCAAAGTTTCAGAATGG CTTCTGGTTTGTCAAGATTATCTTGTTTGTATTGCTGGTTGTTGCGGCATTTTATATTCCCAAGGGACATTTTGGACAAG CTTGGTTGTACATTGGCATGATTGGAGGATATGCATTCATATTATTACAGCTGATCTTGCTCATTGATTTTGCGTACAACTGGAGTGAGTCATG GGTTGAGAAGTAtgaaacaacaggaaacaagaGATGGTACTGGG CTCTTGTGATTGTGACCAGTGGAATTTACATCCTTTCCATTGGTGCTGTTGTCTGCTTCTTCCTGTTCTATACTGAA CCATCAGGGTGCAAGACCAACAAGTTCTTTATCAGTTTGAATTTGGTGTTGTGTTTTGTTGTCTCCATGGTGGCAATTCATCCAAAAGTGCAGGAAT GTCAGCCAAGCTCTGGGTTGTTGCAAGCTGCTGTCATCACCATGTACACCATGTACCTGACTTGGTCTGGCATGTCCAATGAACCTG ATGAAAGTTGTAACCCGAGTGGTGCATTAATCTCATCATCCAATCTTTCCCCTGGAGTGGGAAATGGACGCACTATTTTTGCCGCTGTTCTTATGTTTGTCTTGGTAGTCTACTCTTG CTTGAGGACATCTAATTCCAACAGGCTCTCATCCAGCCAGAGTATGGAG GAGACACTTCTGCCAGATTGCACTCAGG ATGTAGAAAGTGGAAATGGTGACAAAGATGAAAATAAGCCACGCATCCAGCGAGTGTATGATGACGAGTCGGCAGCTGTGACTTACAACTACAGCTTCTTCCACTTCACTTTCTTCGTGGCATCACTGTACATCATGATGACCCTAACTAACTGGTACAG tcctCAGGATTCAGATTTTACTACTCTGACCAGCAACTGGGCTACTGTTTGGGTAAAAGTCAGCTCTAGCTGGGCGTGTCTGGCACTCTATCTCTGGACCCTGCTTGCACCTGTTCTGCTTCCTGACAGAGACTTTGGACATTGA